A single Vespula vulgaris chromosome 3, iyVesVulg1.1, whole genome shotgun sequence DNA region contains:
- the LOC127062101 gene encoding vinculin isoform X1 — translation MPVFHTKTIESILEPVAQQVSRLVILHEEAEDGNAMPDLGKPVQAVSMAVTNLIKVGKETINSSDDALLKQDMPAALQRVEGASRLLEEASAMLKQDPYSGPARKKLIEGSRGILQGTSSLLLCFDESEVRKIIRECKRVLDYLAVTEVIETMEDLVHFLKNLSPCLSKVSREVSAREKELTHQVHREILIRCLEQVKTLAPILICSMKIFIHIISQGGKGAEEAAENRNYLSGRMSDELNEIIRVLQLTTYDEEEWDADQLTVLKKAQSAIESRIRAAYDWLDDGLALRGGVGEKSLRQIVEQASRLAERYLSPSQAEPLSKLASQIITMTDALCELRQNEKGTTPQAEALARGIKEKLNELRSCVASALVAADKSGTAQTAHTVAGRLEQANKWLLNPQQDDKGLGQKAIALIIHEGKKNQQHVANVAEGLPGIHKVEILQLCDEVDNLSHQLGDLCAHGQGNTPRAQEIARQLSHKLYELKNRIQQAVVSRVVEDFIDITTPLKQFTDAVLAPEGTPGRDQNFNDKTHALQTFSNRAAKTARMVAAGGSGGNKKLAEALAASASQVESLTPQLVNAGRIRMTYPDSKAADEHFENLRQQYAETMQRARALCDEATDSGDFIRTSEEQMQKHTYLCEEAIAKSYPQKMVDNTAAIARLADRVILVAKQESDNSEDPAFIQRVNQATDTLQNSIAPMIQNAKYVTINTNDNTAAYHWRESNRALLSNVGQVHKAIVVHPDLVQPPSMSQLHITDEEQMPSQQYNYFTDKVGQPLRNQPSPSNLRVISPTLGSNKPQHRSLSPLPKWARGGDNPDLLYQELASDNELEKSICAGGYIDYYDDEVAPPRPPLPGGDIPPPRPPPPETDDEDEMFMHAPQPNQPIMMAAHGLHQEVRQWSSKDNEIIAAAKKMAVLMGKLSGLVRGEGGNKRDLIACAKAIAEASQEVTRLAKELARECTDKRIRTNLLQVCERIPTIGTQLKILSTVKATMLGAQEMLPSWEELMLYGKRINKLCLMLYITFFSFSFCHFLSSLIFTYLTICNYLVKMHANLASFKTQTHKFAMLCLILH, via the exons ATGCCGGTGTTTCACACAAAGACTATAGAAAGTATTCTTGAACCTGTCGCACAGCag GTTTCAAGACTTGTCATTTTACATGAAGAAGCTGAAGATGGAAATGCAATGCCAGATTTGGGAAAGCCTGTACAGGCAGTTAGTATGGCAGTGACTAATTTGATAAAA gttggcaaagaaacaataaattcTTCAGATGATGCTTTGCTCAAGCAAGACATGCCTGCAGCATTGCAACGCGTGGAGGGGGCTTCGCGTCTTTTAGAAGAAGCATCTGCAATGTTAAAACAAGATCCTTATTCTGGACCTGCCAG aaagaaactTATAGAAGGTTCCCGTGGTATTCTGCAAGGAACTAGTTCTTTACTGTTATGTTTTGATGAAAGTGAAgtacgaaaaataattagagaATGTAAACGCGTTTTGGATTATTTAGCTGTTACTGAAGTCATTGAAACAATGGAAGATTTGGTTCACTTCCTTAAAAATTTAAGTCCATGCTTAAGTAAGGTATCGAGAGAAGTAAGCGCtcgtgaaaaagaattaactcATCAAGTTCATAGAGAAATCCTCATACGATGTTTAGAGCAg gtgAAAACTTTGGCACCAATCCTTATTTGttctatgaaaatttttattcacatCATATCTCAAGGTGGAAAAGGAGCTGAAGAGGCAGCTGAaaatcgtaattatttaaGTGGACGAATGTCTGACGAACTGAATGAAATAATCAGAGTTTTACAATTAACAACATATGATGAAGAGGAATGGGATGCTGATCAATTAACA GTCTTGAAAAAAGCACAGAGTGCTATAGAATCTAGAATACGTGCTGCATACGATTGGTTGGATGATGGACTCGCTTTACGTGGAGGTGTAGGAGAAAAAAGTCTTCGGCAAATAGTGGAACAAGCATCGCGATTAGCCGAACgatatctttctccttctcaagCAGAACCATTATCGAAATTAGCTTCACAAATAATTACCATGACAGATGCTTTATGCGAACTGcgtcaaaatgaaaaag GAACTACACCACAAGCAGAAGCTCTGGCGCGtggtataaaagaaaaattaaatgaattacgCAGTTGCGTAGCATCTGCCTTAGTAGCCGCTGATAAATCAGGAACAGCTCAAACTGCACATACCGTCGCAGGTCGTTTGGAACAAGCTAATAAATGGCTTTTAAATCCACAACAAGATGATAAAGGACTTGGTCAAAAGGCTATAGCTTTGATAATAcatgaaggaaaaaag AACCAACAGCATGTAGCGAAT gTTGCTGAAGGTTTACCTGGTATACATAAAGTAGAGATTCTACAATTATGTGATGAAGTTGATAATTTATCTCATCAACTTGGAGATTTATGTGCTCATGGTCAAGGAAATACACCAAGAGCTCAAGAGATAGCACGTCAACTATCGCATAAATTGTACGAGCTAAAGAATAGGATACAACAGGCTGTTGTATCACGGGTAGTTGAAGATTTCATCGATATTACGACACCTTTAAAGCAATTTACGGATGCTGTCTTGGCACCAGAAGGTACACCAGGAAGAGATCAAAATTTCAATGACAAAACTCATGCTCTCCAAACATTTTCTAATAGAGCAGCAAAAACGGCTAGAATGGTTGCAGCTGGTG GTAGTGgaggtaataaaaaattagctGAGGCATTAGCTGCAAGTGCTTCACAAGTTGAATCATTAACACCTCAATTGGTTAATGCTGGTCGAATTCGTATGACGTATCCGGACAGTAAAGCAGCCGATGAACATTTTGAAAATCTTAGACAACAATATGCCGAAACTATGCAGCGAGCAAGAGCATTGTGCGATGAAGCAACTGATAGTGGCGATTTTATTAGAACTTCAGAAGAACAAATGCAAAAGCATACATATCTTTGCGAAGAAGCTATTGCAAAATCTTATCCACAAAAAATGGTTGACAATACAGCTGCTATTGCAAGGTTGGCTGATAGGGTAATACTCGTGGCTAAACAAGAAAGTGATAATAGCGAGGATCCTGCTTTTATTCAAAGAGTTAATCAAGCAACTGATACTTTACAAAATA GTATTGCCCCAATGATCCAGAATGCAAAATATGTTACTATCAATACTAATGATAACACTGCAGCATATCATTGGAGAGAAAGCAATCGTGCT CTTTTATCCAATGTCGGACAAGTACATAAGGCTATTGTAGTACATCCAGATTTGGTTCAACCACCATCAATGTCGCAGCTGCATATCACCGATG AGGAACAAATGCCAAGTCAACAATATAATTACTTCACAGATAAAG ttGGTCAGCCTTTGAGAAATCAACCCTCACCCAGCAATTTACGCGTGATCAGCCCCACACTAGGTTCAAATAAACCACAACATCGTTCTCTTAGTCCATTACCAAAATGGGCACGTGGAG GAGATAACCCAGATCTCCTCTATCAAGAACTGGCTTCTGACAACGAGTTGGAAAAGTCAATTTGTGCTGGAG gctatattgattattatgatGATG AAGTTGCACCACCACGTCCACCATTACCTGGTGGTGATATTCCACCACCAAGACCTCCACCTCCAGAAACGGATGACGAAGACGAAATGTTCATGCATGCACCTCAACCAAATCAACCAATAATG ATGGCTGCACATGGTTTACATCAAGAAGTACGACAGTGGTCAAGCaaagataatgaaattattgcaGCAGCTAAAAAAATGGCTGTCTTGATGGGTAAATTATCTGGTTTAGTTAGAGGAGAAGGTGGAAATAAGAGAGATCTTATAGCTTGTGCTAAAGCTATAGCCGAAGCTTCTCAGGAAGTAACACGTCTTGCAAAAGAACTTGCTAGAGAATGTACTGATAAACGAATTCGTACG aatttaCTTCAAGTTTGTGAACGTATACCAACTATTGGAacacaattaaaaattttatctacaGTAAAAGCTACAATGCTTGGAGCACAAG AGATGCTCCCTAGCTGGGAAGAATTGATGCTTTATggtaaaagaattaataaattatgctTGATGTTATATAtcacctttttctctttctctttttgtcactttttatcttctttaatttttacatatcttACTATTTGCAATTATCTCGTCAAAATGCATGCAAATTTAGCATCTTTTAAAACGCAGACACACAAATTTGCAATGTTATGTTTAATATTGCATTAG
- the LOC127062101 gene encoding vinculin isoform X8, with translation MPVFHTKTIESILEPVAQQVSRLVILHEEAEDGNAMPDLGKPVQAVSMAVTNLIKVGKETINSSDDALLKQDMPAALQRVEGASRLLEEASAMLKQDPYSGPARKKLIEGSRGILQGTSSLLLCFDESEVRKIIRECKRVLDYLAVTEVIETMEDLVHFLKNLSPCLSKVSREVSAREKELTHQVHREILIRCLEQVKTLAPILICSMKIFIHIISQGGKGAEEAAENRNYLSGRMSDELNEIIRVLQLTTYDEEEWDADQLTVLKKAQSAIESRIRAAYDWLDDGLALRGGVGEKSLRQIVEQASRLAERYLSPSQAEPLSKLASQIITMTDALCELRQNEKGTTPQAEALARGIKEKLNELRSCVASALVAADKSGTAQTAHTVAGRLEQANKWLLNPQQDDKGLGQKAIALIIHEGKKNQQHVANVAEGLPGIHKVEILQLCDEVDNLSHQLGDLCAHGQGNTPRAQEIARQLSHKLYELKNRIQQAVVSRVVEDFIDITTPLKQFTDAVLAPEGTPGRDQNFNDKTHALQTFSNRAAKTARMVAAGGSGGNKKLAEALAASASQVESLTPQLVNAGRIRMTYPDSKAADEHFENLRQQYAETMQRARALCDEATDSGDFIRTSEEQMQKHTYLCEEAIAKSYPQKMVDNTAAIARLADRVILVAKQESDNSEDPAFIQRVNQATDTLQNSIAPMIQNAKYVTINTNDNTAAYHWRESNRALLSNVGQVHKAIVVHPDLVQPPSMSQLHITDEVAPPRPPLPGGDIPPPRPPPPETDDEDEMFMHAPQPNQPIMMAAHGLHQEVRQWSSKDNEIIAAAKKMAVLMGKLSGLVRGEGGNKRDLIACAKAIAEASQEVTRLAKELARECTDKRIRTNLLQVCERIPTIGTQLKILSTVKATMLGAQEMLPSWEELMLYGKRINKLCLMLYITFFSFSFCHFLSSLIFTYLTICNYLVKMHANLASFKTQTHKFAMLCLILH, from the exons ATGCCGGTGTTTCACACAAAGACTATAGAAAGTATTCTTGAACCTGTCGCACAGCag GTTTCAAGACTTGTCATTTTACATGAAGAAGCTGAAGATGGAAATGCAATGCCAGATTTGGGAAAGCCTGTACAGGCAGTTAGTATGGCAGTGACTAATTTGATAAAA gttggcaaagaaacaataaattcTTCAGATGATGCTTTGCTCAAGCAAGACATGCCTGCAGCATTGCAACGCGTGGAGGGGGCTTCGCGTCTTTTAGAAGAAGCATCTGCAATGTTAAAACAAGATCCTTATTCTGGACCTGCCAG aaagaaactTATAGAAGGTTCCCGTGGTATTCTGCAAGGAACTAGTTCTTTACTGTTATGTTTTGATGAAAGTGAAgtacgaaaaataattagagaATGTAAACGCGTTTTGGATTATTTAGCTGTTACTGAAGTCATTGAAACAATGGAAGATTTGGTTCACTTCCTTAAAAATTTAAGTCCATGCTTAAGTAAGGTATCGAGAGAAGTAAGCGCtcgtgaaaaagaattaactcATCAAGTTCATAGAGAAATCCTCATACGATGTTTAGAGCAg gtgAAAACTTTGGCACCAATCCTTATTTGttctatgaaaatttttattcacatCATATCTCAAGGTGGAAAAGGAGCTGAAGAGGCAGCTGAaaatcgtaattatttaaGTGGACGAATGTCTGACGAACTGAATGAAATAATCAGAGTTTTACAATTAACAACATATGATGAAGAGGAATGGGATGCTGATCAATTAACA GTCTTGAAAAAAGCACAGAGTGCTATAGAATCTAGAATACGTGCTGCATACGATTGGTTGGATGATGGACTCGCTTTACGTGGAGGTGTAGGAGAAAAAAGTCTTCGGCAAATAGTGGAACAAGCATCGCGATTAGCCGAACgatatctttctccttctcaagCAGAACCATTATCGAAATTAGCTTCACAAATAATTACCATGACAGATGCTTTATGCGAACTGcgtcaaaatgaaaaag GAACTACACCACAAGCAGAAGCTCTGGCGCGtggtataaaagaaaaattaaatgaattacgCAGTTGCGTAGCATCTGCCTTAGTAGCCGCTGATAAATCAGGAACAGCTCAAACTGCACATACCGTCGCAGGTCGTTTGGAACAAGCTAATAAATGGCTTTTAAATCCACAACAAGATGATAAAGGACTTGGTCAAAAGGCTATAGCTTTGATAATAcatgaaggaaaaaag AACCAACAGCATGTAGCGAAT gTTGCTGAAGGTTTACCTGGTATACATAAAGTAGAGATTCTACAATTATGTGATGAAGTTGATAATTTATCTCATCAACTTGGAGATTTATGTGCTCATGGTCAAGGAAATACACCAAGAGCTCAAGAGATAGCACGTCAACTATCGCATAAATTGTACGAGCTAAAGAATAGGATACAACAGGCTGTTGTATCACGGGTAGTTGAAGATTTCATCGATATTACGACACCTTTAAAGCAATTTACGGATGCTGTCTTGGCACCAGAAGGTACACCAGGAAGAGATCAAAATTTCAATGACAAAACTCATGCTCTCCAAACATTTTCTAATAGAGCAGCAAAAACGGCTAGAATGGTTGCAGCTGGTG GTAGTGgaggtaataaaaaattagctGAGGCATTAGCTGCAAGTGCTTCACAAGTTGAATCATTAACACCTCAATTGGTTAATGCTGGTCGAATTCGTATGACGTATCCGGACAGTAAAGCAGCCGATGAACATTTTGAAAATCTTAGACAACAATATGCCGAAACTATGCAGCGAGCAAGAGCATTGTGCGATGAAGCAACTGATAGTGGCGATTTTATTAGAACTTCAGAAGAACAAATGCAAAAGCATACATATCTTTGCGAAGAAGCTATTGCAAAATCTTATCCACAAAAAATGGTTGACAATACAGCTGCTATTGCAAGGTTGGCTGATAGGGTAATACTCGTGGCTAAACAAGAAAGTGATAATAGCGAGGATCCTGCTTTTATTCAAAGAGTTAATCAAGCAACTGATACTTTACAAAATA GTATTGCCCCAATGATCCAGAATGCAAAATATGTTACTATCAATACTAATGATAACACTGCAGCATATCATTGGAGAGAAAGCAATCGTGCT CTTTTATCCAATGTCGGACAAGTACATAAGGCTATTGTAGTACATCCAGATTTGGTTCAACCACCATCAATGTCGCAGCTGCATATCACCGATG AAGTTGCACCACCACGTCCACCATTACCTGGTGGTGATATTCCACCACCAAGACCTCCACCTCCAGAAACGGATGACGAAGACGAAATGTTCATGCATGCACCTCAACCAAATCAACCAATAATG ATGGCTGCACATGGTTTACATCAAGAAGTACGACAGTGGTCAAGCaaagataatgaaattattgcaGCAGCTAAAAAAATGGCTGTCTTGATGGGTAAATTATCTGGTTTAGTTAGAGGAGAAGGTGGAAATAAGAGAGATCTTATAGCTTGTGCTAAAGCTATAGCCGAAGCTTCTCAGGAAGTAACACGTCTTGCAAAAGAACTTGCTAGAGAATGTACTGATAAACGAATTCGTACG aatttaCTTCAAGTTTGTGAACGTATACCAACTATTGGAacacaattaaaaattttatctacaGTAAAAGCTACAATGCTTGGAGCACAAG AGATGCTCCCTAGCTGGGAAGAATTGATGCTTTATggtaaaagaattaataaattatgctTGATGTTATATAtcacctttttctctttctctttttgtcactttttatcttctttaatttttacatatcttACTATTTGCAATTATCTCGTCAAAATGCATGCAAATTTAGCATCTTTTAAAACGCAGACACACAAATTTGCAATGTTATGTTTAATATTGCATTAG
- the LOC127062101 gene encoding vinculin isoform X7 — MPVFHTKTIESILEPVAQQVSRLVILHEEAEDGNAMPDLGKPVQAVSMAVTNLIKVGKETINSSDDALLKQDMPAALQRVEGASRLLEEASAMLKQDPYSGPARKKLIEGSRGILQGTSSLLLCFDESEVRKIIRECKRVLDYLAVTEVIETMEDLVHFLKNLSPCLSKVSREVSAREKELTHQVHREILIRCLEQVKTLAPILICSMKIFIHIISQGGKGAEEAAENRNYLSGRMSDELNEIIRVLQLTTYDEEEWDADQLTVLKKAQSAIESRIRAAYDWLDDGLALRGGVGEKSLRQIVEQASRLAERYLSPSQAEPLSKLASQIITMTDALCELRQNEKGTTPQAEALARGIKEKLNELRSCVASALVAADKSGTAQTAHTVAGRLEQANKWLLNPQQDDKGLGQKAIALIIHEGKKNQQHVANVAEGLPGIHKVEILQLCDEVDNLSHQLGDLCAHGQGNTPRAQEIARQLSHKLYELKNRIQQAVVSRVVEDFIDITTPLKQFTDAVLAPEGTPGRDQNFNDKTHALQTFSNRAAKTARMVAAGGSGGNKKLAEALAASASQVESLTPQLVNAGRIRMTYPDSKAADEHFENLRQQYAETMQRARALCDEATDSGDFIRTSEEQMQKHTYLCEEAIAKSYPQKMVDNTAAIARLADRVILVAKQESDNSEDPAFIQRVNQATDTLQNSIAPMIQNAKYVTINTNDNTAAYHWRESNRALLSNVGQVHKAIVVHPDLVQPPSMSQLHITDGYIDYYDDEVAPPRPPLPGGDIPPPRPPPPETDDEDEMFMHAPQPNQPIMMAAHGLHQEVRQWSSKDNEIIAAAKKMAVLMGKLSGLVRGEGGNKRDLIACAKAIAEASQEVTRLAKELARECTDKRIRTNLLQVCERIPTIGTQLKILSTVKATMLGAQEMLPSWEELMLYGKRINKLCLMLYITFFSFSFCHFLSSLIFTYLTICNYLVKMHANLASFKTQTHKFAMLCLILH; from the exons ATGCCGGTGTTTCACACAAAGACTATAGAAAGTATTCTTGAACCTGTCGCACAGCag GTTTCAAGACTTGTCATTTTACATGAAGAAGCTGAAGATGGAAATGCAATGCCAGATTTGGGAAAGCCTGTACAGGCAGTTAGTATGGCAGTGACTAATTTGATAAAA gttggcaaagaaacaataaattcTTCAGATGATGCTTTGCTCAAGCAAGACATGCCTGCAGCATTGCAACGCGTGGAGGGGGCTTCGCGTCTTTTAGAAGAAGCATCTGCAATGTTAAAACAAGATCCTTATTCTGGACCTGCCAG aaagaaactTATAGAAGGTTCCCGTGGTATTCTGCAAGGAACTAGTTCTTTACTGTTATGTTTTGATGAAAGTGAAgtacgaaaaataattagagaATGTAAACGCGTTTTGGATTATTTAGCTGTTACTGAAGTCATTGAAACAATGGAAGATTTGGTTCACTTCCTTAAAAATTTAAGTCCATGCTTAAGTAAGGTATCGAGAGAAGTAAGCGCtcgtgaaaaagaattaactcATCAAGTTCATAGAGAAATCCTCATACGATGTTTAGAGCAg gtgAAAACTTTGGCACCAATCCTTATTTGttctatgaaaatttttattcacatCATATCTCAAGGTGGAAAAGGAGCTGAAGAGGCAGCTGAaaatcgtaattatttaaGTGGACGAATGTCTGACGAACTGAATGAAATAATCAGAGTTTTACAATTAACAACATATGATGAAGAGGAATGGGATGCTGATCAATTAACA GTCTTGAAAAAAGCACAGAGTGCTATAGAATCTAGAATACGTGCTGCATACGATTGGTTGGATGATGGACTCGCTTTACGTGGAGGTGTAGGAGAAAAAAGTCTTCGGCAAATAGTGGAACAAGCATCGCGATTAGCCGAACgatatctttctccttctcaagCAGAACCATTATCGAAATTAGCTTCACAAATAATTACCATGACAGATGCTTTATGCGAACTGcgtcaaaatgaaaaag GAACTACACCACAAGCAGAAGCTCTGGCGCGtggtataaaagaaaaattaaatgaattacgCAGTTGCGTAGCATCTGCCTTAGTAGCCGCTGATAAATCAGGAACAGCTCAAACTGCACATACCGTCGCAGGTCGTTTGGAACAAGCTAATAAATGGCTTTTAAATCCACAACAAGATGATAAAGGACTTGGTCAAAAGGCTATAGCTTTGATAATAcatgaaggaaaaaag AACCAACAGCATGTAGCGAAT gTTGCTGAAGGTTTACCTGGTATACATAAAGTAGAGATTCTACAATTATGTGATGAAGTTGATAATTTATCTCATCAACTTGGAGATTTATGTGCTCATGGTCAAGGAAATACACCAAGAGCTCAAGAGATAGCACGTCAACTATCGCATAAATTGTACGAGCTAAAGAATAGGATACAACAGGCTGTTGTATCACGGGTAGTTGAAGATTTCATCGATATTACGACACCTTTAAAGCAATTTACGGATGCTGTCTTGGCACCAGAAGGTACACCAGGAAGAGATCAAAATTTCAATGACAAAACTCATGCTCTCCAAACATTTTCTAATAGAGCAGCAAAAACGGCTAGAATGGTTGCAGCTGGTG GTAGTGgaggtaataaaaaattagctGAGGCATTAGCTGCAAGTGCTTCACAAGTTGAATCATTAACACCTCAATTGGTTAATGCTGGTCGAATTCGTATGACGTATCCGGACAGTAAAGCAGCCGATGAACATTTTGAAAATCTTAGACAACAATATGCCGAAACTATGCAGCGAGCAAGAGCATTGTGCGATGAAGCAACTGATAGTGGCGATTTTATTAGAACTTCAGAAGAACAAATGCAAAAGCATACATATCTTTGCGAAGAAGCTATTGCAAAATCTTATCCACAAAAAATGGTTGACAATACAGCTGCTATTGCAAGGTTGGCTGATAGGGTAATACTCGTGGCTAAACAAGAAAGTGATAATAGCGAGGATCCTGCTTTTATTCAAAGAGTTAATCAAGCAACTGATACTTTACAAAATA GTATTGCCCCAATGATCCAGAATGCAAAATATGTTACTATCAATACTAATGATAACACTGCAGCATATCATTGGAGAGAAAGCAATCGTGCT CTTTTATCCAATGTCGGACAAGTACATAAGGCTATTGTAGTACATCCAGATTTGGTTCAACCACCATCAATGTCGCAGCTGCATATCACCGATG gctatattgattattatgatGATG AAGTTGCACCACCACGTCCACCATTACCTGGTGGTGATATTCCACCACCAAGACCTCCACCTCCAGAAACGGATGACGAAGACGAAATGTTCATGCATGCACCTCAACCAAATCAACCAATAATG ATGGCTGCACATGGTTTACATCAAGAAGTACGACAGTGGTCAAGCaaagataatgaaattattgcaGCAGCTAAAAAAATGGCTGTCTTGATGGGTAAATTATCTGGTTTAGTTAGAGGAGAAGGTGGAAATAAGAGAGATCTTATAGCTTGTGCTAAAGCTATAGCCGAAGCTTCTCAGGAAGTAACACGTCTTGCAAAAGAACTTGCTAGAGAATGTACTGATAAACGAATTCGTACG aatttaCTTCAAGTTTGTGAACGTATACCAACTATTGGAacacaattaaaaattttatctacaGTAAAAGCTACAATGCTTGGAGCACAAG AGATGCTCCCTAGCTGGGAAGAATTGATGCTTTATggtaaaagaattaataaattatgctTGATGTTATATAtcacctttttctctttctctttttgtcactttttatcttctttaatttttacatatcttACTATTTGCAATTATCTCGTCAAAATGCATGCAAATTTAGCATCTTTTAAAACGCAGACACACAAATTTGCAATGTTATGTTTAATATTGCATTAG